A stretch of the Denticeps clupeoides chromosome 6, fDenClu1.1, whole genome shotgun sequence genome encodes the following:
- the lrfn4a gene encoding leucine-rich repeat and fibronectin type-III domain-containing protein 4, with translation MLSSRGQDSPRVRHYSQTSHPKRSPVYPSGESLLALIHRPGTEWIQRKETLFSLSLVQDSRTKVRTSPVSTLWLVLASLALLGTGGQGVSAGETWGMVSICPFHCVCRNLSESLSTLCVNKGLLFVPPNIDRRTVELRLADNFLLEVGGADFANMTGLVDLTLSRNTIHALRPLVFADLESLRSLHLDANRLTAVGPQDLTGLLNLQHLIINNNQLTDISAEAFDDFLLTLEDLDLSYNNLRKVPWESIQNMASLHTLNLDHNLIDQIAEGSFSELYKLSRLDMTSNRLQTLPPDPLFSRSQIGAISPTPYNPIISLNFGGNPLHCNCELLWLRRLIRKDDMETCATPLHLAGRYFWSIPEEEFVCEPPLITRSTNRLWVLEGQRAILKCRAIGDPEPLVHWVSPDDRIIANTSRIRSYYNGTLDVLVTRARDDGTYTCIAINAAGESTALVDLKIIPLPHRGNGTVPLVNPRDPGSSDISSGRVSGSGMGVVIVRNGSGGETDTGEKGDSGSRSSSNVGSGGSERLVNVLGVTSSAAEVRWYTGRTSAPYVVWMYQIQYNSTADDAMVYRILPPSSDSFLLKNLVPGADYSLCVLAIFDDGVSSLATTKVIGCTQFSTKEDFPECRSLQAHFLGGTLTVLVGGIVVVTLLVFTVAMMVRHRVCGDCRDESTCKFLQGKNVDVYAQTSSNGAVMLVALPNGGLAQQAKTPPPPPTKSRGKSRPLSQTVASPDGGGDRKRGGSGEADELTKEKRVPPFTPENERVTLYYSQTNQSHAAAHSGAKQGGKLKLRRQSDKDREREGDGVRDQDYSSRQALACWAPTTEDDCCPEQRRALRTKRSCSFDVGDVTTTTCYSYAKRLSVIWTRRSQSLHGMLVHCASSVSSASSTASEHYGRAIAHGFLHAYGSNNSNSSNSNTNSSSSMLAAAADLEESTV, from the exons ATGCTAAGCTCCCGTGGTCAGGACTCTCCGCGAGTAAGACACTACTCCCAAACAAGTCACCCAAAGCGGTCACCTGTTTACCCCTCTGGAGAGTCATTGTTGGCTTTGATCCATAGACCTGGAACAGAATGGATCCAAAGAAAGGAAACCCTGTTCTCGTTGTCTCTTGTGCAGGACTCGAGGACCAAAGTTAGAACGTCCCCTGTGTCTACACTCTGGTTAGTGCTGGCCAGTTTGGCCTTGCTGGGCACAGGTGGTCAAGGCGTGTCTGCTGGTGAGACGTGGGGCATGGTCTCCATCTGTCCATTTCACTGCGTGTGTCGAAACCTGTCCGAGTCGCTCAGCACGCTCTGCGTCAACAAGGGACTTCTGTTTGTGCCACCCAACATCGATCGCCGCACGGTGGAGTTACGACTTGCTGACAACTTCCTCCTGGAAGTTGGTGGAGCTGACTTTGCCAACATGACAGGCCTAGTGGATTTGACATTGTCTCGGAACACCATCCACGCATTGCGCCCACTGGTTTTTGCAGACCTGGAGAGCCTGAGGTCACTGCATCTTGATGCCAACCGACTGACAGCTGTGGGTCCTCAGGACCTGACGGGTCTCCTCAACCTCCAGCACCTGATCATCAACAACAACCAGCTGACTGACATCTCTGCTGAGGCCTTTGATGACTTCCTCCTCACGCTGGAGGACCTTGATCTGTCCTACAATAACTTGCGCAAGGTACCCTGGGAATCCATTCAGAATATGGCCAGTCTGCACACCCTCAACCTCGACCACAACCTGATTGACCAGATTGCTGAAGGTTCCTTCAGTGAGCTTTATAAACTGTCACGTCTCGATATGACCTCCAACAGACTCCAGACGCTTCCCCCAGACCCTCTCTTTTCACGTTCACAGATTGGTGCCATCAGCCCCACTCCATACAACCCAATCATAAGCCTGAACTTTGGTGGCAACCCACTTCATTGTAACTGTGAGCTGCTGTGGCTTCGCCGCCTCATCCGCAAAGATGACATGGAGACATGTGCCACCCCGTTGCACCTGGCTGGCCGCTACTTCTGGTCCATCCCAGAGGAGGAGTTTGTGTGTGAACCGCCCCTCATTACGCGAAGTACAAATCGCCTCTGGGTCCTTGAGGGACAGAGGGCCATACTAAAGTGTCGTGCCATTGGAGACCCTGAGCCCCTGGTGCACTGGGTGTCCCCTGATGACCGCATAATCGCCAACACCAGCCGGATACGCTCTTATTACAATGGCACCCTGGATGTGTTGGTGACTCGTGCCCGGGATGATGGCACATACACCTGCATTGCTATAAATGCTGCAGGAGAGTCCACTGCCCTTGTAGACCTCAAAATCATCCCTCTACCCCATCGGGGAAATGGAACGGTACCTTTAGTTAACCCCCGTGACCCTGGCTCCTCGGATATCAGCTCTGGGAGAGTCAGTGGCAGTGGGATGGGCGTGGTGATTGTGCGCAATGGCAGTGGTGGAGAAACGGATACTGGGGAGAAAGGCGACTCAGGCAGCCGCAGTAGCAGCAATGTTGGTTCTGGTGGCTCTGAACGTTTGGTCAATGTGCTGGGAGTGACCTCCAGCGCAGCAGAAGTGCGATGGTACACAGGTCGGACCTCTGCCCCCTATGTGGTGTGGATGTATCAAATTCAGTACAACAGCACTGCAGATGATGCCATGGTGTACAG GATTCTGCCTCCGAGCAGCGACAGCTTCCTGCTGAAAAACCTGGTTCCTGGCGCGGACTACAGCCTGTGTGTGCTGGCCATCTTCGATGATGGCGTGTCCTCCCTGGCCACCACTAAAGTTATTGGCTGCACACAGTTCAGCACAAAGGAAGATTTCCCAGAATGCCGATCCCTGCAGGCGCACTTCCTGGGTGGGACACTGACTGTGTTGGTGGGTGGCATTGTCGTAGTGACTCTGCTGGTCTTCACAGTGGCCATGATGGTTCGTCACCGCGTCTGTGGCGACTGTAGGGACGAAAGCACATGCAAGTTCCTTCAAGGCAAAAACGTGGATGTTTACGCTCAGACTAGCAGCAACGGCGCGGTGATGTTGGTGGCGCTGCCCAATGGGGGCCTGGCACAGCAGGCTAAAACCCCACCACCCCCTCCAACCAAGTCCAGAGGCAAAAGCAGACCACTGTCACAGACCGTGGCCAGCCCAGACGGAGGGGGAGACAGGAAGAGGGGAGGCAGTGGTGAAGCCGACGAACTGACGAAGGAGAAACGAGTCCCGCCATTCACTCCAGAGAACGAGCGAGTGACTCTGTACTATTCCCAGACTAACCAATCGCACGCTGCGGCGCACAGCGGTGCCAAACAGGGCGGCAAACTTAAGCTGAGACGCCAGTCTGACAAGGACAGGGAGAGGGAAGGGGACGGGGTCCGGGACCAGGACTACAGCTCGCGGCAAGCACTGGCCTGTTGGGCCCCGACGACTGAGGACGACTGTTGCCCAGAGCAACGCAGGGCTCTGAGGACCAAACGCAGCTGCTCCTTCGACGTAGGAGACGTCACCACGACGACCTGCTACAGCTACGCCAAGAGGCTGAGCGTGATCTGGACACGGCGCTCGCAGTCACTGCACGGTATGCTGGTCCACTGCGCCTCGTCCGTCAGCTCGGCCTCCAGCACGGCCAGCGAGCACTACGGACGCGCCATCGCACACGGCTTCCTGCACGCCTACGGCTCCAACAACTCCAACTCTTCCAACTCCAACACCAACTCCTCCTCCAGCATGCTCGCCGCAGCGGCGGACCTGGAGGAGAGCACCGTGTAG